The following proteins come from a genomic window of Aspergillus oryzae RIB40 DNA, chromosome 4:
- a CDS encoding uncharacterized protein (predicted protein): MGKFLHVLMRRQNGAKARSREKRITQNDAPKNIPPAGVYQAVSQNFKMDLPPGTLQTDIDQMVFKSDWTLNPQWEVRLVGVKTKRGWEYVFRHRGTGKEYDEVDLLRYRHSWADMSEKQRQERLAKGTSPYLGGGGGIRRG; this comes from the exons ATGGGGAAATTTCTGCACGTCCTGATGC GACGACAAAACGGTGCTAAAGCGAGAAGTCGTGAAAAGCGAATCACGCAAAACGATGCTCCAAAGAATATCCCTCCAGCAGGAGTTTATCAGGCTGTCTCACAAAACTTCAAGATGGATTTGCCTCCTGGAACATTGCAGACTGATATAGACCAGATGGTCTTCAAGTCAGATTGGACATTAAACCCACAGTGGGAAGTCCGACTGGTTGGAGTAAAGACAAAGCGTGGCTGGGAGTATGTATTCAGGCATAGAGGGACGGGTAAAGAGTATGATGAAGTGGATCTGCTCCGTTATCGCCATTCTTGGGCGGACATGAGTGAAAAACAACGACAAGAGAGATTAGCAAAAGGAACTTCCCCATATCtgggagggggaggcgggATCCGAAGAGGATAG